The proteins below are encoded in one region of Macaca nemestrina isolate mMacNem1 chromosome 10, mMacNem.hap1, whole genome shotgun sequence:
- the LOC105473445 gene encoding large ribosomal subunit protein eL32-like, which yields MAALRPLVEPKIVKKRTKKFIRHQSDRYVKIKRNWRKPRGIDNRVRRRFKGQILMPNIGYGSNKKTKHMLPSGFRKFLVHNVKELEVLPTCNKSYCAEITHNVFSKNRKAIVERAAQLAIRVTNPNARLHSEENE from the coding sequence ATGGCCGCCCTCAGACCCCTTGTGGAGCCCAAGATCGTCAAAAAAAGAACCAAGAAGTTTATCCGGCACCAGTCAGACCGCTATGTCAAAATTAAGCGTAACTGGCGGAAACCCAGAGGCATTGACAACAGGGTTCGTAGACGATTCAAGGGCCAGATCTTGATGCCCAACATTGGTTATGGgagcaacaaaaaaacaaagcacatgCTGCCCAGTGGCTTCCGGAAGTTCCTGGTCCACAACGTCAAGGAGCTGGAAGTTCTGCCCACATGCAACAAATCTTACTGTGCTGAGATCACTCACAATGTTTTCTCCAAGAACCGCAAAGCCATCGTGGAAAGAGCTGCCCAGCTGGCCATCAGAGTCACCAACCCCAATGCCAGGCTGCACAGTGAAGAAAATGAGTAG